A genomic segment from Echeneis naucrates chromosome 20, fEcheNa1.1, whole genome shotgun sequence encodes:
- the arhgap21a gene encoding rho GTPase-activating protein 21a isoform X2 produces MLAQRNGLPPGCKAVPLKDHPDLRDVDVNAEGCCSLSPSPSSGGCPWARLAGVDGCLSEPYCLWFQLLARAYWGEVELGLTSPNRSISWARLREASRKNCVRSRAKQKDGRDQSEASAAASPGGEEEPFSWPGPKTLHLRRTSQGFGFTLRHFIVYPPESAVHNSLKDEENGSRGRQRNRLEPMDTIFVKQVKEGGPAHGAGLCTGDRIVKVNGESIIGKTYSQVIALIQNSDASLELCVMPKDEDILQLAYSQDAYLKGNEAYSGNAQNIPEPPPICYPRIEVKAAGMAQSSEPVAVSETPRGPAQGPGRRGGTAEKSYRVEIPVPPPPQQTSKPQSVVCVCNDNVRTIAMTPDPVDRGSRVARAGPSHRTEENRYGPIADSSPARPRPLIPSVPGGAQLQYPSSRPVEAPVYSPSSSSRPGAIYPDQLSPSVRAPLTAASPDTFSTAVSPSANHYSPSPTAPTTSPHQNIDWRNYTTYKDYIDAKRLHTYGCRTIQERLDSLRAAANSSSAYAQQHTAPPPNSSQKGMLGSQVRQRSTSNDRGMDASNQGTAVTTPLRSVSQERLGGGTDRKTPTRNWPRSASQDALPFSTSSGVTKPRARSCDYLIQRPAESSGVDRVEFEDRLLMCRREEDRAGRQASGLKTLPHLNRSLAGQEDDTRGSGLSNSPLAAPVFTKGTTDSALPPRTDGLIMRPSRLPVKNAISDPSPALSSNKTTDQRAATIGNHLGYPSPLHLQLRGRADSLKMESRLEAGLAARSSSCSGPSSKLPMQKQQQSGVVPATSGSATTNGAVTQKPKVRETSSFGSIPARTNGGLAEGVEGPDATVVVLRRDKNSGPPHIRPPSYVLAVNDNHGGGTHKSPPLVKAGSEDGAVCWMSNDGCREMHLRRLGDTRLKSGSNNLDDSLDSIPFIDEPSSPSIDQDSSHIPACAVIAGAPIITTIPPSPPSPSPLIRRQLSHDQDSGSKTERSKSYDEGLDNYREESRGRSLIPGLKGLRKAVDRSSEDSGSRRDSSSDVFCDATKEGLLHFKQLSTDKGKRVGGGIRPWKQMYAVLRGNYLCLYKDKKEGQAHANCQAVDEPLPISLKACLIDISYSDTKRKNVLRLTTSDCEYLFQAEDREDMLAWIRVIQENSNLDEENAAFTSHDLISRKIKEYNTLMSPTGSKTEPSPKPSRQSLSIRQTLLGGKGETKATSPHSPKPEQERKNMHKDDTSPPKDKGTWRKGIPGLMRKPFEKKPSPGVTFGVRLDDCPPAQTNKFVPLIVEVCCKLVEERGLEYTGIYRVPGNNAAISNMQEELNNKGMNDIDIQDDKWRDLNVISSLLKSFFRKLPEPLFTNDRYTDFIEANRIEDPVERLKVLKRLLHELPDHHYETLKFLSAHLKTVAENSEKNKMEPRNLAIVFGPTLVRTTEDNMTHMVTHMPDQYKIVETLIQNYDWFFTEDGNGDPVTMSQEESAVESQPVPNIDHLLTNIGRTATSQGEVSDSPTSDSAKSKGSWGSGKDRELLVSSIFAAASRKRKKSKEKPQPSSSDDDLDAVFARKEILGQKPNHHLQAEAQSEARPSPNAKPNAKQQVRVEERKENGRSVELTPKTKREHRNSLFMKEKTPPRHSSPSPSPSPNISYQTAPQGKSSLSDPPSQLDENTSDLGTMSSGASVPRSRPKKWPAGASLDLPAGACAAPGAGASAGAEVSSITSDYSTTSSITFLTGAESSALSPELQGGEEADDERSELISEGRPMETDSESDFPVFAPGGGNSQSTPCPGQSQEKTEARGGGATREGGTTPKLEARRLFPSHRMIECDTLSRRWSLRQKTDSESSVEGTAGSGERSEGRAESSTRLSRVLEVMKKGRSTSSLSSSSRSESERPEPAWHLKITERLKFRLRTSADDMFTQKNRAPDARSKKKNIRRRHTMGGQRDFAELAVINDWKEQGGVDQAADLSAVDRLKPRCSSEDFSFRDWIARERCRGSEAGVEVAPKAVPEDDHAEAQDVAPERPPASASPGAPFQRSGEHVNGGGLQGKNKASLGADAHPHKLSGAQVVRSRFYQYL; encoded by the exons GGAGACAGCGAAACCGCCTGGAGCCAATGGACACCATTTTCGTCAAGCAAGTGAAGGAGGGAGGCCCCGCCCACGGAGCTGGACTCTgtacag GGGATCGTATTGTGAAGGTGAATGGAGAGAGCATCATTGGAAAGACCTACTCACAAGTCATAGCCTTGATCCAGAACAG CGATGCCTCCCTGGAACTCTGTGTGATGCCAAAAGATGAGGACATTTTGCAGCTG GCGTATTCCCAGGATGCATACCTCAAAGGAAATGAAGCATACAGCGGAAATGCCCAGAACATCCCCGAGCCTCCTCCGATATGCTACCCTCGGATAGAAGTTAAGGCGGCGGGCATGGCCCAGTCTTCAGAGCCTGTTGCGGTCAGCGAGACCCCCCGAGGGCCAGCTCAGGGACCAGGAAGACGAGGAGGGACCGCTGAAAAGAGCTATCGAGTGGAAATCCCTGTTCCGCCTCCCCCACAGCAGACTTCAAAGCCTCAGTctgtagtgtgtgtctgtaacgACAATGTGAGGACAATAGCCATGACTCCTGATCCAGTTGACAGGGGGTCCCGGGTGGCTCGGGCTGGCCCCAGCCACAGGACAGAGGAAAACCGGTATGGTCCAATAGCAGATTCCAGCCCAGCGAGGCCCAGACCCCTTATTCCCTCAGTACCTGGGGGTGCACAGTTGCAGTACCCCTCTTCTCGTCCTGTAGAAGCCCCAGTCTACTCCCCTTCCTCAAGTTCTCGACCTGGTGCGATTTATCCTGACCAATTGTCTCCATCTGTACGGGCACCTCTCACTGCCGCCTCACCGGACACGTTCTCTACTGCCGTCTCACCCAGTGCCAACCACTACTCCCCCTCTCCCACAGCGCCTACCACCTCCCCACACCAGAACATTGACTGGAGAAACTACACCACCTACAAGGACTATATTGACGCCAAGAGGCTGCACACCTATGGCTGTCGCACCATCCAGGAGCGCTTGGATAGTTTACGTGCGGCCGCCAATTCTAGTTCTGCCTACGCCCAGCAACATACAGCACCACCTCCAAACAGCAGTCAGAAAGGAATGCTGGGCTCCCAGGTCAGACAGAGGAGCACATCCAATGACCGTGGGATGGATGCAAGTAACCAGGGTACTGCGGTGACAACTCCATTACGAAGCGTCTCCCAAGAGAGGCTTGGAGGTGGGACGGACAGGAAAACACCAACTAGGAACTGGCCTCGGAGTGCTTCCCAGGATGCTCTCCCCTTCTCCACCTCATCAGGAGTTACGAAACCTCGGGCGCGGTCTTGTGACTATCTGATCCAGCGGCCGGCGGAGTCAAGTGGGGTTGACAGGGTGGAGTTTGAGGACAGGCTGCTGATGTGCCGGCGAGAGGAAGACAGGGCTGGCAGGCAGGCATCAGGCCTGAAGACTTTACCTCATCTAAACAGGAGTCTCGCTGGACAGGAGGATGACACGCGAGGAAGTGGACTATCTAACTCACCTTTAGCTGCTCCTGTGTTTACTAAAGGTACGACAGATTCTGCACTGCCACCAAGGACAGATGGTCTCATAATGAGACCTTCACGTCTGCCGGTCAAAAACGCCATCTCAGACCCTTCGCCTGCCTTATCCTCCAATAAAACCACAGACCAAAGAGCTGCCACCATAGGGAACCATCTGGGATACCCCTCCCCTCTGCACCTGCAGCTCAGGGGCAGGGCTGACAGTCTAAAAATGGAGAGCAGGTTGGAGGCTGGGTTGGCAGCCAGGTCCTCCTCTTGCTCTGGTCCATCTTCTAAACTGCCCatgcagaaacaacaacaaagcgGAGTTGTACCCGCAACCTCTGGTAGTGCCACCACAAATGGAGCTGTGACACAAAAACCAAAGGTCAGAGAAACCTCCAGCTTCGGCAGCATACCTGCACGGACTAATGGCGGACTTGCAGAGGGTGTAGAAGGACCCGATGCAACAGTCGTAGTCCTAAGAAGGGACAAAAACTCCGGCCCCCCTCACATTCGTCCTCCGTCCTACGTACTAGCTGTCAATGACAACCATGGAGGAGGGACTCATAAGTCACCACCCTTGGTGAAGGCAGGCTCCGAAGATGGCGCCGTGTGCTGGATGTCTAATGACGGCTGTAGGGAGATGCACCTGAGGAGGCTGGGAGACACGCGGCTGAAGTCTGGCTCCAATAACCTGGACGACTCCCTGGATTCAATCCCTTTCATAG ATGAACCATCCAGTCCCAGTATTGACCAGGACAGCTCCCACATTCCTGCCTGTGCTGTGATAGCTGGAGCtcccatcatcaccaccatcccgcccagccccccctccccatccccTCTCATTCGACGACAGCTGTCTCATGACCAAg ATTCGGGTTCAAAAACAGAGCGATCCAAGTCATACGACGAAGGCCTGGATAACTACCGGGAAGAAAGCAGAGG GAGGTCATTAATACCTGGTCTGAAAGGACTTAGAAAG GCAGTGGACAGATCTTCTGAAGATTCAGGATCCAGGAGGGATTCTTCTTCCGATGTCTTCTGTGACGCCACTAAGGAGGGTTTGCTGCATTTCAAGCAGCTAAGCACAGACAAGGGCAAG CGTGTTGGCGGGGGTATTCGTCCTTGGAAACAGATGTACGCCGTGTTGAGAGGCAACTACCTGTGCCtatataaagacaaaaaagagggACAGGCTCATGCCAATTGCCAAGCGGTTGACGAGCCGCTGCCAATCAGCCTGAAGGCCTGTCTGATTGACATCTCCTACAGCGACACCAAGCGCAAGAACGTGCTGCGGCTGACCACATCGGACTGCGAGTACCTGTTTCAGGCCGAGGACCGCGAGGACATGCTGGCCTGGATCAGAGTCATACAGGAGAACAGCAACCTGGATGAGGAG aacGCAGCCTTCACCAGCCATGACCTCATCAGCAGGAAGATCAAGGAGTACAACACCTTGATGAG TCCGACAGGCAGCAAGACCGAGCCCTCGCCCAAACCTTCCCGTCAGTCGCTGAGCATCAGACAGACACTGCTGGGAGGCAAAGGAGAGACCAAAGCAACAAGTCCACACTCACCCAAACctgagcaggagaggaagaacaTGCACAAAG ATGACACCAGCCCTCCTAAGGATAAAGGGACATGGAGGAAGGGCATCCCGGGCCTGATGAGGAAACCTTTTGAGAAGAAACCGTCTCCTGGAGTGACGTTTGGAGTGAGACTGGACGACTGCCCTCCTGCACAGACCAACAAG TTTGTGCCTCTGATTGTGGAGGTCTGTTGTAAGCtggtggaggagagggggtTGGAGTACACGGGCATCTACAGAGTCCCTGGAAACAACGCTGCCATCTCCAACATGCAGGAGGAGCTCAATAACAAGGGCATGAATGACATCGATATCCAGGACGAC AAATGGAGAGACCTCAATGTGATCAGCAGTTTACTCAAGTCGTTCTTTCGCAAACTTCCTGAGCCGTTATTCACAAATG acagatacacagactTCATCGAGGCCAACCGAATAGAGGATCCAGTGGAAAGACTGAAAGTACTCAAGAGGCTG cttcatgAGTTGCCAGATCATCATTACGAAACCCTGAAGTTCCTCTCAGCTCATCTGAAAACCGTGGCTGAAAATTCAGAGAAGAATAAG atggaGCCCAGGAACCTGGCCATCGTGTTCGGCCCCACTCTGGTGCGCACCACCGAGGACAACATGACGCACATGGTTACACACATGCCGGACCAGTACAAGATTGTGGAGACCCTCATTCAAAAT TATGATTGGTTTTTCACTGAAGATGGAAATGGAGATCCAGTG ACGATGTCCCAGGAGGAGAGTGCGGTGGAGTCTCAGCCCGTCCCCAACATCGACCACCTCCTCACCAACATCGGTCGCACGGCTACGTCGCAGGGTGAAGTATCAG ATTCACCGACTAGTGACTCAGCTAAATcaaag ggTTCCTGGGGCTCCGGGAAGGACAGAGAGCTACtggtctcctccatctttgctgCAGCCAGCCGCAAAAGAAAGAAGTCAAAGGAGAAGCCACAGCCAAGCAGCTCGGATGACGACCTGGATGCTGTGTTCGCCAGAAAGGAAATCCTTGGCCAGAAGCCAAATCACCACCTCCAGGCTGAGGCGCAGAGCGAGGCTCGTCCAAGCCCCAATGCAAAACCCAACGCAAAGCAACAAGTACGGgtagaggagaggaaggagaacgGGAGGAGTGTGGAGCTGACGCCTAAAACcaagagagagcacagaaactCCTTATTCATGAAGGAGAAGACTCCACCGAGGCATTCATCCCCTTCCCCCTCACCGTCCCCAAACATCAGCTACCAAACAGCTCCGCAAGGGAAGTCCTCCCTGTCCGATCCTCCGTCTCAGCTGGATGAGAACACCTCAGACCTCGGGACCATGAGCTCCGGAGCATCTGTGCCTCGGTCAAGACCAAAAAAGTGGCCTGCAGGAGCCTCCCTCGACCTGCCTGCAGGAGCCTGCGCTGCACCGGGAGCAGGTGCATCTGCCGGAGCAGAGGTGAGCTCCATCACGTCAGACTACTCCACCACTTCTTCCATCACGTTCTTGACCGGAGCGGAGTCCAGTGCACTCAGTCCAGAGCTTCAGGGTGGGGAGGAGGCAGACGACGAACGCAGCGAGCTCATCAGCGAGGGACGACccatggagacagacagtgaaagtGACTTTCCGGTTTTTGCCCCAGGTGGTGGCAACAGCCAGTCCACACCCTGTCCAGGGCAGAGTCAAGAAAAGACTGAGGCAAGAGGCGGCGGTGCAACAAGGGAGGGGGGCACCACACCAAAACTGGAGGCACGGCGCCTTTTTCCATCACACAGGATGATTGAGTGTGACACGCTCTCCAGAAGGTGGTCCCtgagacagaagacagacagtgaaTCATCAGTGGAGGGCACAGCTGGGAGCGGCGAGCGCAGCGAAGGCAGGGCGGAGTCTTCCACACGTTTATCTCGAGTCCTGGAGGTGATGAAGAAAGGCCGATCTACAAGCAGCCTCAGCTCGTCTTCACGCAGCGAGTCGGAGCGTCCTGAACCAGCCTGGCACCTTAAGATCACCGAGCGGCTAAAGTTCAGGTTACGAACATCCGCCGACGACATGTTCACCCAGAAGAACCGAGCTCCAGACGCACGTAGTAAGAAGAAGAATATCCGGCGGAGGCACACCATGGGCGGGCAGAGAGACTTTGCAGAGCTGGCGGTCATCAACGACTGGAAGGAGCAGGGCGGGGTGGACCAGGCGGCTGATCTGTCTGCTGTGGACCGCCTCAAGCCCAGATGCTCCTCAGAAGATTTCTCCTTCCGGGACTGGATCGCCAGGGAGCGCTGCAGAGGCTCTGAGGCAGGCGTCGAGGTGGCTCCTAAGGCCGTTCCTGAGGATGATCATGCAGAAGCTCAGGATGTCGCTCCTGAGAGACCTCCAGCTTCTGCTTCCCCAGGCGCGCCGTTCCAGCGATCGGGGGAGCACGTTAACGGCGGCGGGCTGCAGGGCAAGAACAAAGCCTCTCTCGGGGCAGACGCTCACCCACACAAACTCTCCGGAGCACAAGTCGTCCGCTCACGGTTCTACCAGTATCTGTGA